A window of Panicum virgatum strain AP13 chromosome 8K, P.virgatum_v5, whole genome shotgun sequence contains these coding sequences:
- the LOC120645875 gene encoding dirigent protein 19-like: protein MAPSSSAKQLIAVAGAAFLLATAVAFLLAAESCRPQPVHLRLYMHDVMRGPGTTAIHLIHGVGPPHDVERGAYFGDMAAIDDVVTEEPDAGARAVGRAQGTYMLASQHEEVLAVAVTVALTAGTYSGSTFSVAGRIGVYDDKAEAAVVGGTRRLRRAAGYLTWRMVELVVSEGYVMVELDVHMSVPPVSAAGGNWWSSLLRSIN from the coding sequence ATGGCCCCCAGCTCCTCCGCAAAGCAGctcatcgccgtcgccggcgcggctttcctgctcgccaccgccgtggcTTTCCTGCTTGCCGCCGAGTCCTGCCGCCCGCAGCCGGTGCACCTACGGCTGTACATGCACGACGTGATGCGCGGGCCGGGGACGACGGCCATCCACCTCATCCACGGCGTCGGGCCGCCGCACGACGTCGAGCGGGGCGCCTACTTCGGCGACATGGCGGCGATCGACGATGTGGTGACGGAGGAGCCCGACGCCGGCGCGCGGGCTGTTGGCCGGGCGCAGGGCACCTACATGCTGGCCTCCCAGCACGAGGAGGTGCTTGCCGTCGCCGTCACCGTTGCGCTCACCGCGGGGACGTACAGCGGCAGCACCTTCTCCGTGGCCGGCCGCATCGGGGTCTACGACGACAAGGCGGAAGCCGCGGTGGTCGGCGGCACGCGCCGgctccggcgcgccgccggctaCCTGACATGGAGGATGGTCGAGCTGGTGGTGTCCGAGGGGTACGTGATGGTGGAGCTCGACGTGCACATGTCCGTGCCGCCGGTGAGCGCCGCCGGTGGCAACTGGTGGTCATCTCTGTTGCGATCGATTAACTAA